In the genome of Thermosphaera aggregans DSM 11486, one region contains:
- the porA gene encoding pyruvate ferredoxin oxidoreductase — protein MQEILNVNGNEAVAYAVKQSLVDVVSAYPITPQTIIVEKFSEFVADGLVHTEFVPVESEHSAMSACVGAAAAGARTFTATSSQGLALMVEIVYIASALRLPIVMAVANRALSAPINIHNDHSDAYLMRDAGWVQLFTENVQETYDTTIQAFKIAEDERVLLPVAVNLDGFFLSHTLENIRVLPDDAVAEFLGGYRKVAKLRVDYYDEQVPHMLNPARPLTFGSLDLYDYYFEHKVQQIEAMKNVPAVVREVNEKWFALTGRKYGDGVIDAYGVEDAEIVIVAMGSGAGTVRNVVKKYREKGEKLGLLRIRMFRPFPYEEVKGLLKDAKAVAVMDKGIGPGSFGALYQDVVSSLYDLGSHPLIVDYVYGLGGRDLTPELVAKMIEQVKEDVKTGQVKEKIRYLGVRG, from the coding sequence ATGCAGGAGATTCTTAACGTAAACGGTAACGAGGCTGTAGCCTATGCTGTTAAGCAAAGCCTTGTAGACGTTGTCTCAGCATATCCTATCACCCCCCAAACAATCATTGTGGAGAAATTCTCAGAGTTCGTTGCCGACGGATTGGTTCACACAGAGTTCGTGCCAGTTGAATCCGAGCACTCTGCCATGAGCGCCTGTGTGGGCGCGGCTGCGGCAGGAGCCAGAACCTTCACTGCTACGTCTTCCCAGGGCCTTGCGTTAATGGTTGAGATAGTATATATTGCATCAGCGTTAAGACTTCCCATCGTAATGGCTGTGGCTAATAGGGCTTTATCGGCCCCAATCAACATTCACAACGACCACAGTGACGCATACCTGATGAGGGACGCAGGCTGGGTTCAACTCTTTACCGAAAATGTTCAGGAAACATATGACACGACCATACAGGCCTTCAAAATAGCTGAGGATGAAAGAGTATTACTGCCCGTGGCAGTAAACCTTGACGGATTCTTCCTCAGCCACACCCTCGAAAACATTAGAGTGCTCCCAGATGACGCTGTGGCCGAGTTCCTCGGCGGATACAGGAAGGTGGCAAAACTTAGGGTTGACTACTATGATGAGCAAGTGCCTCACATGTTGAACCCGGCACGCCCGCTAACCTTCGGGTCCCTGGATCTCTATGATTACTACTTCGAGCACAAGGTTCAACAAATAGAAGCGATGAAAAATGTTCCAGCAGTGGTGAGGGAGGTTAACGAGAAATGGTTCGCGTTAACAGGGAGGAAGTACGGAGATGGAGTAATAGATGCTTACGGCGTTGAGGATGCTGAAATAGTCATAGTAGCCATGGGCAGTGGTGCAGGAACTGTAAGGAACGTTGTAAAGAAGTACAGAGAGAAAGGGGAGAAGCTGGGATTATTGAGGATCAGAATGTTCAGACCCTTCCCATACGAGGAGGTTAAAGGTCTTCTTAAGGATGCAAAAGCGGTGGCAGTAATGGATAAAGGAATCGGCCCAGGGAGCTTTGGAGCCTTATACCAGGATGTAGTGAGTAGCCTATACGATCTTGGCTCTCACCCATTAATCGTGGACTACGTGTACGGGCTAGGAGGTAGGGATCTCACCCCAGAGCTCGTTGCAAAAATGATTGAGCAGGTGAAAGAAGACGTGAAAACGGGTCAGGTTAAAGAAAAGATAAGATACCTGGGGGTGAGGGGGTAA
- a CDS encoding NAD(P)/FAD-dependent oxidoreductase → MRKDLCIVGAGPAGLLTALHVKERDITLIEEHQKIGIPKHCAGLVGLETKKIIEKELSPRLIDHEYNEIEFNILGVGKHAFHFKEPVVFHVKRPLLEWKLFDKVSSQIEFLSKVKAKPGETPTEIHSKNYEIKCQDVVASDGVLSLFRERYFKAKPCYLIGFQGLFETNYIIDKRIIVTYINHNDLLFHWIIPFDENLVLSGYMSRKTLPKSINEKLLALNGLKPKGVAEFFGGLIPCSHPLKIPVFANHLFFFGDSIPLVKPYTGGGLYYIFKLAPELARTLDKNDPRGYVEAYLSQSYFKLKAEHFMTKFFSRTRYWLPVPILEFIEKIGLFRRDDYDKHYKLLFKTLPFMPFLPSYLFWLRKRLA, encoded by the coding sequence ATGAGAAAGGATCTCTGCATAGTGGGTGCTGGTCCGGCTGGACTTTTAACAGCGCTACATGTTAAGGAAAGAGACATCACCCTGATAGAGGAACATCAAAAAATAGGAATCCCCAAGCACTGTGCCGGGCTTGTCGGGTTAGAGACGAAGAAGATTATTGAAAAAGAACTATCTCCTAGGCTGATTGATCACGAATATAATGAGATCGAATTCAACATTCTCGGAGTCGGAAAACATGCTTTCCACTTTAAAGAGCCCGTAGTCTTCCATGTCAAAAGACCCTTGTTGGAATGGAAACTTTTTGATAAGGTGTCTTCTCAAATAGAGTTTTTATCCAAAGTAAAGGCGAAACCAGGGGAAACCCCCACAGAAATACACTCTAAGAATTATGAAATAAAATGCCAGGACGTAGTTGCCAGTGACGGTGTGTTAAGCCTCTTCAGGGAGAGGTATTTTAAAGCAAAACCTTGTTACTTAATTGGTTTCCAGGGATTGTTTGAGACTAACTATATCATTGATAAAAGAATTATAGTAACCTATATTAACCATAATGATTTGTTATTTCATTGGATAATACCATTTGATGAAAATTTGGTTCTGTCTGGATATATGTCTAGGAAAACATTGCCAAAAAGCATTAATGAGAAATTGTTAGCTTTAAATGGCTTAAAACCCAAGGGTGTTGCCGAGTTTTTCGGCGGCCTTATCCCGTGTAGTCATCCTTTAAAAATCCCTGTGTTCGCAAATCATTTATTCTTTTTCGGCGACTCAATACCCCTAGTAAAACCCTATACCGGAGGAGGGTTATACTATATTTTCAAGCTGGCCCCCGAGCTAGCCAGGACACTGGATAAAAATGATCCCCGTGGTTATGTGGAAGCATACTTATCTCAGAGCTATTTTAAACTGAAAGCTGAGCACTTTATGACGAAATTCTTTAGTAGAACCAGGTACTGGTTACCGGTTCCCATTCTCGAGTTTATAGAGAAAATAGGGTTATTCAGAAGGGATGACTATGATAAACATTACAAACTACTCTTTAAGACCCTGCCGTTTATGCCATTTCTTCCTTCATATCTTTTTTGGTTGAGAAAAAGGCTTGCTTAA
- a CDS encoding hydrogenase maturation protease, with translation MLLNRLIAIKEELLTTLMSFLKHDPLILGVGTPLRTDDSFGLVACDFLNSMGIECVKCEYGIESCLTDINDKRPKALLIIDAVLARGSPPGSIILADESAIASGEILVTTHNIPLKTLLEILRKEYGVERIMIIGATPFSLDYGLDLTSDMMRLLEYFINVFKQAFFSTKKDMKEEMA, from the coding sequence ATGCTCCTAAATAGGTTGATAGCTATTAAGGAGGAACTGCTCACCACCTTAATGTCTTTTTTAAAACACGACCCATTGATCCTTGGAGTGGGGACACCGTTAAGAACCGACGATTCCTTCGGGCTCGTGGCCTGCGATTTTTTAAACTCCATGGGAATTGAATGTGTCAAGTGTGAATACGGTATAGAGTCATGTCTAACAGACATAAACGATAAAAGGCCTAAAGCCCTGTTGATTATTGACGCTGTTCTCGCTCGTGGATCACCTCCTGGGTCTATCATACTGGCCGATGAATCGGCGATAGCTAGTGGGGAGATATTGGTGACAACCCATAATATTCCCCTGAAAACGTTACTTGAAATCCTAAGAAAAGAATATGGCGTGGAAAGAATAATGATAATAGGTGCGACTCCTTTCTCCCTGGACTATGGTTTAGACTTGACAAGTGATATGATGCGATTACTCGAATACTTTATCAATGTCTTTAAGCAAGCCTTTTTCTCAACCAAAAAAGATATGAAGGAAGAAATGGCATAA
- a CDS encoding thiamine pyrophosphate-dependent enzyme, which translates to MALTIKTHPLDRHLRTDRIPTLYCPGCGLGIGLGAMLRGLQKRIDEGSISPDSVVWVGGIGCSARLSFYVNYDSAHVLHGRAIPFAVGVKLANPELTVIVVGGDGDIAGIGGNHLLHAARRNIDIITVMFTNFVYAMTGGQVAPTTPLGVRTTTTPHGNPEPPLDVVKVVSSLNANYVARASITTPHYIEQYFYKALGMRGFRFIEVVSTCPEVYGRHIGLRDPVEMYNELKKRVIYKPRPTLEEAAINWEKGIVIGEYIVRDNPGFIDFLRGGNK; encoded by the coding sequence ATGGCTTTAACAATTAAGACGCATCCGTTAGATAGGCATTTAAGAACAGACAGAATTCCAACACTATACTGCCCCGGATGCGGCCTAGGGATAGGTTTAGGGGCTATGTTACGCGGGCTTCAAAAAAGGATTGATGAGGGATCGATTTCTCCAGATAGCGTTGTCTGGGTTGGGGGTATTGGCTGCTCAGCCCGTCTATCATTCTACGTCAATTACGATTCTGCCCACGTTCTTCATGGAAGAGCAATCCCCTTCGCGGTTGGGGTAAAGCTTGCTAATCCTGAGCTAACAGTCATAGTGGTAGGCGGAGACGGGGACATCGCCGGGATAGGCGGGAATCATTTATTGCATGCAGCACGGAGGAACATAGACATTATCACGGTTATGTTCACAAACTTCGTCTATGCAATGACAGGGGGGCAAGTTGCACCTACAACTCCTCTCGGTGTTAGAACAACCACAACGCCGCACGGCAACCCGGAGCCTCCGTTAGATGTTGTCAAAGTTGTATCTTCTCTCAACGCTAACTACGTCGCGAGGGCTAGTATTACAACCCCTCACTACATCGAGCAATACTTCTACAAGGCGCTAGGGATGAGAGGGTTCAGGTTTATCGAGGTAGTGAGCACTTGTCCAGAGGTTTACGGGAGGCACATAGGTCTGAGAGACCCTGTCGAAATGTATAATGAGTTGAAAAAGAGGGTCATATATAAGCCTAGGCCAACCCTTGAAGAAGCCGCTATCAACTGGGAGAAAGGGATCGTAATAGGAGAGTACATTGTTAGGGACAATCCAGGATTCATTGATTTCCTACGGGGTGGTAATAAGTGA
- a CDS encoding phosphoglucomutase: MKLFGTAGIRLQYPMELDGILAYKLGLTVGSLGYGKDFFIVHDTRTTSQLLTYAFTAGVMASGGNTRIIGVAPTPLAAYSARKYKGVGVSVTASHNPPEYNGFKFYDKEGYEFTRKEESEIESNIWSELKPVDWHLVGKADHWKAVVEEYVEDLISFVGSSPSRDVKTFIIDCANGASHDVSPRIIRNLGGRPLTINCNPDGFFPFRTPEPRKDVLEEYATMFRGVSPSAIFAHDGDADRLAVIDPVDGFVKQDRILAFFAKKALEDKKGRVVVSIDTGRALDEVVEREGGVVERYVLGKTHERMKEVGTSQVVMAGEPWKLIYTSWGPWVDGILQVAILTNALIREKVTRISKLLEIENIPDYPWERRSYIISPPDIRENIYNSLIEEMKSLLGDPENIITIDGTRLEYADGSWVLIRKSGTEPKIRVYAEALNKKRLEEMLMKIEKKLAEIVNKMGGRVVEITYG, translated from the coding sequence ATGAAACTGTTTGGCACTGCAGGAATAAGATTACAATACCCGATGGAACTTGACGGTATACTCGCCTACAAGTTAGGGTTGACCGTGGGTTCACTAGGATATGGGAAGGATTTCTTCATAGTGCATGATACGAGAACCACAAGTCAATTACTAACATATGCGTTCACAGCAGGAGTTATGGCTTCCGGGGGAAACACGCGAATAATAGGCGTGGCACCAACCCCTTTAGCAGCCTACTCAGCCAGGAAATACAAAGGAGTAGGCGTTAGCGTGACTGCGAGTCATAATCCCCCCGAATACAACGGGTTTAAGTTTTACGATAAGGAAGGATATGAGTTCACAAGGAAGGAGGAGTCTGAAATAGAAAGCAATATATGGAGTGAGCTGAAACCCGTTGATTGGCATTTAGTAGGAAAAGCCGACCATTGGAAAGCCGTAGTAGAAGAATACGTGGAGGACTTGATCAGCTTCGTAGGTTCAAGTCCAAGCAGGGACGTTAAGACGTTCATAATAGACTGCGCTAATGGCGCTTCACACGATGTATCACCTAGAATTATCAGAAACCTCGGTGGAAGACCTCTCACTATTAATTGTAATCCGGACGGGTTTTTCCCGTTTAGAACGCCGGAACCGAGGAAAGATGTCCTGGAAGAATATGCTACTATGTTTCGAGGAGTAAGTCCATCCGCGATCTTTGCCCACGACGGCGATGCTGACAGGCTGGCCGTGATAGACCCTGTTGACGGGTTTGTGAAACAGGATAGAATTCTGGCGTTTTTCGCGAAAAAAGCTTTAGAGGATAAGAAGGGCAGAGTCGTTGTGTCTATAGACACCGGTAGGGCGCTAGACGAGGTAGTTGAAAGAGAGGGGGGAGTTGTTGAAAGGTATGTGTTAGGTAAGACCCATGAAAGAATGAAGGAGGTTGGCACATCGCAAGTTGTCATGGCTGGAGAACCCTGGAAACTCATCTATACTTCATGGGGGCCATGGGTTGACGGCATACTCCAAGTGGCTATTCTCACAAATGCCTTGATAAGGGAGAAAGTTACAAGAATTTCGAAGCTACTTGAAATAGAGAATATTCCTGATTATCCTTGGGAGAGGAGGAGCTACATAATATCCCCGCCCGACATTCGGGAAAACATTTATAATTCACTAATAGAAGAAATGAAGAGTCTCCTAGGCGATCCAGAAAACATTATAACAATTGATGGGACTAGGCTGGAGTATGCGGATGGGTCATGGGTACTTATAAGAAAAAGCGGGACAGAGCCGAAAATCAGGGTTTACGCTGAAGCTTTAAACAAGAAGAGGCTTGAAGAAATGCTCATGAAGATTGAGAAAAAACTCGCTGAGATTGTTAATAAAATGGGTGGTAGAGTGGTTGAAATAACTTATGGATGA
- a CDS encoding 4Fe-4S dicluster domain-containing protein, with the protein MNVLAHALSLISKENKKYRVNVIIDRCKECGLCINICPVKVLSKSGILNKNGYRPPDPVNIEKCIGCRLCEYSCPDFAIFVEGVGK; encoded by the coding sequence GTGAACGTATTGGCGCATGCTTTATCTCTCATTTCAAAAGAAAACAAGAAGTACAGGGTTAACGTTATAATAGATAGGTGCAAAGAGTGTGGCCTTTGCATTAATATTTGCCCGGTAAAGGTCCTGTCAAAATCCGGCATCCTCAACAAGAACGGTTATCGCCCACCGGACCCGGTTAATATTGAAAAATGCATTGGATGCCGGCTCTGCGAGTACAGTTGTCCCGATTTCGCAATATTCGTAGAGGGGGTGGGAAAGTGA
- a CDS encoding thiamine pyrophosphate-dependent enzyme: MVVKTLPEFPVKKGEPAYKIWIFEPGWKGEIPLNFNLRQVAEQKRSALLPGHRLCAGCAAPIVVKLASFAFRGPTIVVNATGCLEVASTIFPYTSWAVPWIHNAFENAASTAAGVESAIKALKKTGRLPYEHVDVVVFAGDGGTFDIGFQALSGMAERGHDVLYILYDNEAYMNTGIQRSGGTPKYAATTTSPAGEVIPGKPESKKPIADIMVAHRIPYVATATPAHWMDFMKKVRKGLEVNGPGFIHSLSSCDRGWRHDNAISIEVLRRAVDTCYFPLWEWTPETGYMLTDRSLVIARNPSLKQPIERFVEVQGRFRHLMKPENKEKLKELQEYVDKVWEDLLKRASNAPK; this comes from the coding sequence ATGGTAGTGAAAACTCTTCCCGAATTCCCAGTAAAGAAGGGAGAACCAGCCTATAAAATATGGATATTCGAACCCGGCTGGAAAGGAGAAATCCCATTGAATTTCAACCTTAGACAAGTAGCAGAGCAGAAGAGGAGTGCGCTATTACCAGGCCACAGATTATGTGCAGGGTGCGCCGCTCCTATAGTTGTTAAACTAGCAAGCTTCGCTTTCAGAGGCCCCACAATCGTGGTTAACGCCACAGGTTGTCTCGAAGTCGCCAGTACAATATTCCCCTATACTTCTTGGGCGGTTCCATGGATCCATAACGCGTTCGAAAACGCTGCTTCCACTGCAGCTGGAGTGGAGTCTGCGATAAAAGCCTTGAAGAAAACTGGGAGGCTACCTTATGAGCATGTTGACGTAGTTGTTTTCGCAGGCGATGGTGGAACATTCGACATCGGGTTCCAAGCCTTAAGCGGGATGGCTGAGAGAGGCCATGACGTTCTGTACATATTGTACGACAATGAGGCATATATGAATACCGGAATACAGAGAAGTGGCGGTACTCCAAAGTATGCTGCGACAACTACTTCACCAGCCGGCGAGGTGATACCGGGTAAACCGGAGAGTAAGAAGCCTATTGCAGACATCATGGTTGCTCACAGAATACCTTACGTTGCAACAGCTACACCTGCTCACTGGATGGACTTTATGAAAAAGGTTAGGAAAGGACTGGAAGTCAACGGCCCAGGATTCATACACTCGTTGAGTAGCTGTGACAGGGGTTGGAGACACGATAATGCAATAAGTATTGAAGTATTAAGGAGAGCTGTTGACACGTGCTACTTCCCGCTGTGGGAGTGGACGCCGGAAACCGGTTACATGCTGACTGACAGGAGCCTAGTGATCGCGAGAAACCCGTCTCTGAAACAGCCTATTGAGCGGTTCGTGGAGGTTCAGGGAAGGTTTAGGCATTTAATGAAGCCTGAGAACAAGGAGAAGCTGAAGGAGCTTCAAGAATACGTTGATAAGGTCTGGGAAGACCTGCTTAAACGAGCAAGCAATGCTCCTAAATAG
- a CDS encoding amidohydrolase, translating into MKLIASEQGIYLLFKPLVKTEAIIVHQDQVVAAGSYEKLSTMPGINEETVFKKPLGPGFVDSHLHLDSLGFEALTKELHGGNIPSILEELKHYCRKIGEWKVSGRLNPIYLEEGRMPVRIEIDKYLGNDPVLIVHQSGHVGVLNTLGVERALTILGNSEGLDVETGYIYESSLWKLLAHIRSQAGEGELAEAFSKGFEILQNNGVSAIGLAGIRLKELEALLEFYKREKVAVRTYAYVLVDELINKREELRKVLNQEYPRRLSVRGIKILIDGALGPRTALLGSDYSDAPGARGVCNVSMVTIKEALKFSEENGLQLAMHAIGDAALDIALDALKSSANPRIHRIEHASLVRDDQLEPIKALEPIIVVQPRFILSDKWILSRVGPGRIRWVYRFKTLSRITTLVLSTDSPVEPVAPFETIYAAITRGLKDGIEYGYDHSSEALSILEALDSYTRGGAYALRDERLGCLLPGCYGDIVEYSEDPLKVKNIGEIRNINARLVSS; encoded by the coding sequence ATGAAGTTAATTGCTTCTGAGCAGGGCATTTACTTATTGTTCAAACCCTTAGTGAAAACTGAAGCCATTATTGTCCATCAAGATCAAGTAGTTGCTGCAGGAAGTTATGAGAAGCTATCCACTATGCCTGGTATAAACGAGGAAACAGTTTTTAAGAAACCGCTAGGACCGGGTTTCGTAGACTCGCATTTACATTTAGACTCCCTAGGTTTCGAGGCGCTCACAAAAGAGTTGCATGGTGGAAACATCCCATCCATACTTGAGGAGTTAAAACATTACTGTAGGAAAATCGGTGAATGGAAGGTCTCAGGAAGGTTAAACCCCATTTACCTTGAAGAGGGGAGGATGCCAGTTAGGATCGAGATCGATAAATATTTAGGGAATGACCCGGTCCTCATAGTTCATCAATCGGGACATGTAGGAGTGTTGAACACGTTAGGGGTTGAAAGAGCCCTAACCATTCTGGGAAATTCAGAAGGGCTTGACGTGGAAACCGGATACATATATGAGTCTAGCCTTTGGAAACTATTGGCACATATTCGATCCCAGGCTGGTGAAGGAGAATTAGCTGAGGCGTTTTCAAAAGGTTTTGAAATCCTGCAGAATAATGGAGTATCGGCCATCGGATTGGCTGGGATAAGATTAAAAGAGCTTGAAGCCTTATTAGAGTTCTACAAGCGTGAAAAAGTAGCGGTAAGAACTTACGCGTACGTGCTGGTTGACGAGTTAATCAATAAACGGGAAGAATTGCGAAAGGTTTTAAATCAAGAATATCCGCGGAGGCTTAGTGTTAGGGGGATAAAGATCCTAATAGATGGGGCACTGGGGCCGCGGACAGCATTGCTGGGGAGTGATTACTCTGATGCTCCAGGAGCGAGAGGCGTGTGCAACGTGTCTATGGTCACTATTAAAGAAGCCTTAAAATTCTCCGAGGAGAACGGTCTTCAATTAGCAATGCACGCGATAGGCGACGCTGCCTTGGATATAGCGCTTGATGCTTTGAAATCCTCAGCTAATCCGAGAATACACAGGATTGAGCACGCCAGCCTTGTAAGGGATGATCAGTTGGAACCGATAAAGGCTTTGGAACCAATAATTGTCGTGCAACCAAGGTTCATATTGAGCGATAAGTGGATATTGTCAAGAGTAGGGCCGGGAAGGATTAGATGGGTTTATAGGTTTAAAACTTTGAGCAGAATAACGACACTAGTTCTATCTACGGACTCTCCCGTAGAACCTGTCGCTCCATTTGAAACAATATATGCAGCTATTACAAGAGGCTTGAAGGATGGCATTGAATACGGTTACGACCACTCCAGTGAAGCACTTTCGATACTGGAAGCTTTGGATTCGTATACTCGAGGAGGGGCTTACGCTCTAAGAGACGAAAGACTTGGCTGTCTCCTTCCCGGTTGTTACGGGGATATTGTCGAATACTCGGAAGACCCATTGAAGGTTAAAAATATTGGGGAGATTAGAAACATAAATGCTAGGCTTGTTTCTTCTTAA
- a CDS encoding 4Fe-4S binding protein: MSSQRGWKELPLGGIAYRLSTDVKTGDWRALKPVVDHNKCTKCMLCWLFCPDMAIVWDGEKIQVNYDYCKGCGICAHECPVKAISMIPEFEEV, encoded by the coding sequence ATGAGTAGTCAAAGAGGCTGGAAAGAACTCCCATTAGGCGGGATCGCTTACAGGTTGTCAACTGATGTTAAGACAGGTGATTGGAGAGCCCTTAAGCCAGTCGTAGACCACAACAAGTGCACGAAATGCATGCTTTGTTGGCTCTTCTGCCCAGACATGGCTATCGTGTGGGACGGAGAGAAGATACAGGTCAACTATGACTACTGCAAGGGATGTGGAATATGTGCTCACGAATGTCCTGTGAAAGCAATATCCATGATACCTGAGTTCGAGGAGGTGTGA
- a CDS encoding 2-oxoacid:acceptor oxidoreductase family protein, with translation MMVEIRWHGRGGQGAWTASNIVAMAASYEGKYVQSFPAFGPERSGAPMLSFTRISDEPIEIHSMVYNPDIVIVLDYTLLSPNIVQGLKKNGVIISNYVGTPESFLEKLQIKKGDYRAIITPASKLALEILKVNITNTAMIGGLLKLGNIISWSSVEKAIRERFKGPVADKNLELIKKAYESVVEV, from the coding sequence ATGATGGTTGAAATAAGATGGCATGGTAGGGGTGGACAAGGAGCTTGGACGGCTAGCAATATCGTGGCAATGGCTGCTTCATACGAAGGCAAGTATGTTCAAAGCTTCCCCGCGTTCGGACCGGAACGGTCAGGAGCCCCAATGTTATCGTTCACTAGAATAAGCGATGAACCAATAGAGATACACAGCATGGTGTACAACCCCGATATAGTAATAGTTCTCGACTACACACTACTATCTCCGAACATAGTACAGGGGTTGAAGAAGAATGGGGTCATTATATCAAATTATGTGGGAACCCCAGAGTCATTTCTGGAGAAACTACAGATAAAGAAGGGAGACTACCGGGCGATCATAACACCTGCTTCTAAACTCGCCCTCGAAATATTAAAGGTAAACATAACGAACACGGCTATGATAGGTGGCTTGCTGAAACTAGGAAACATCATATCATGGAGTAGTGTTGAAAAAGCGATTAGAGAAAGGTTCAAAGGACCAGTAGCAGATAAGAATCTTGAACTGATAAAGAAGGCTTACGAGTCCGTGGTCGAGGTGTAG
- a CDS encoding 2-oxoacid:acceptor oxidoreductase subunit alpha yields MRKVFASGNIAVAEAAMTAGLKFYAGYPITPSSDLMEYLAEELPRRGGVVIQMEDEIASINAIIGASNAGVKSMTATSGPGLSLMAEGIGLAVITETPIVIAHVMRAGPSTGVPTKTTQSDIFMVRWLTHGDYIIPSFAPWSVQEAFDLTIKAFNTSEKLRTPVFILSDAILAHVWEPLVVKEPGEVEIIERKTPRSKEGYMPYLPDEDLVPPMAPFGKGYKVLVESLVHDEKGYYAPNNEKYKQLVTRLNAKITRNIDWLFEYEGFFLDDADIVLVAYGSVARTVFALAKQLRSSGLRTGLFRPKTLWPLHEKVIRDRIKGRKIIVVENNIGKLALDVERILCDREVYKAPVLNLESPTLKEVKEAVTQWL; encoded by the coding sequence GTGAGAAAGGTATTCGCCTCGGGGAACATAGCTGTCGCAGAGGCCGCCATGACTGCAGGGTTAAAGTTCTACGCAGGCTATCCCATAACACCTAGTTCTGATTTAATGGAGTATCTTGCCGAGGAGCTGCCTCGACGAGGAGGGGTTGTTATCCAGATGGAGGATGAGATAGCTTCAATAAACGCCATAATAGGGGCCTCTAACGCTGGTGTAAAATCCATGACGGCAACCTCTGGTCCTGGCTTATCATTGATGGCTGAAGGAATAGGGCTTGCAGTGATAACCGAAACCCCGATCGTCATAGCCCACGTTATGAGAGCGGGGCCAAGTACGGGCGTTCCAACTAAGACAACACAGTCAGATATTTTCATGGTAAGGTGGCTAACGCACGGCGACTACATCATACCCTCATTCGCACCTTGGAGCGTTCAGGAAGCATTTGACCTTACCATAAAAGCTTTCAACACATCTGAAAAGCTTAGAACACCTGTTTTCATACTCTCAGATGCAATACTCGCTCACGTATGGGAGCCACTGGTAGTCAAAGAACCTGGAGAGGTTGAAATAATCGAGAGGAAAACACCGAGGAGTAAGGAGGGCTACATGCCCTACCTCCCCGACGAGGATTTGGTTCCCCCTATGGCGCCTTTCGGCAAAGGGTATAAGGTCCTTGTCGAATCCCTGGTTCACGATGAAAAAGGATACTATGCTCCTAACAACGAAAAATATAAACAGCTTGTTACTAGGTTGAACGCGAAGATTACTAGAAATATCGACTGGCTGTTCGAGTATGAGGGATTCTTCCTCGACGATGCTGACATAGTTTTGGTGGCATACGGGTCTGTTGCGAGAACTGTTTTCGCTCTCGCTAAACAGTTAAGGAGTAGCGGGCTGAGAACAGGGCTATTCCGACCCAAAACCCTGTGGCCGCTTCATGAAAAAGTTATTAGGGATAGGATTAAGGGGAGGAAGATCATAGTGGTTGAGAACAATATTGGGAAACTAGCCCTGGATGTTGAGAGAATACTGTGTGATAGAGAGGTCTATAAAGCCCCTGTGCTTAACCTCGAATCTCCAACTCTAAAAGAGGTAAAGGAGGCGGTCACGCAATGGCTTTAA
- the speD gene encoding adenosylmethionine decarboxylase, with protein sequence MLTLKKVIGKHVYGEAYQCDPAILSDEKALEKIVRNAAVEGNLTLLDVKAWKINPGVSIVGIILESHISIHTWPEYEFATIDVYTCGSTSDPIKAFKYIIKELKAKKYSMKVSSRDYEEM encoded by the coding sequence ATGCTTACTTTGAAGAAAGTTATAGGTAAGCATGTTTACGGCGAGGCCTATCAGTGCGACCCAGCAATACTCAGCGATGAGAAGGCTTTAGAGAAGATTGTAAGGAACGCGGCTGTTGAAGGCAATCTAACACTCCTAGACGTAAAAGCATGGAAAATAAATCCTGGGGTTAGCATTGTGGGAATAATATTGGAAAGCCATATATCAATACACACGTGGCCTGAGTACGAATTTGCCACCATAGACGTGTACACTTGTGGTTCAACATCAGATCCTATTAAGGCTTTTAAATATATTATTAAAGAATTGAAAGCTAAAAAGTATTCAATGAAGGTATCCTCCAGGGATTATGAGGAAATGTGA